The following proteins come from a genomic window of Streptomyces sp. NBC_00539:
- a CDS encoding pyridoxal-phosphate dependent enzyme, translated as MLFDTVTDAIGRTPLVRLRLGEARGVEVYAKLELQNLFAMKDRVARNILFEARRLGVLAPGAPVIESSSGTMALGVALVGRALGHDVHIVTDPRIDPVTLAKLRALGCRVHVVEAMTSHGWQSARLERLAELMRELPGAFWPQQYTNPDNPGAYRGLADELVADLGEFHTLVAAVGSGGSLCGTARAVKETLPGLRVVGVDCVGSALFGQPDVPQRLQSGLGNSLLPANLDRPLVDEVHWLNDHEAFAAAWDLAREQQIFGGNTSGSVYRVLGDLAERAEPGTRIVGILPDRGDRYADTVYDEAHWAAHALAQVPRATRPAAVPAGQVARTWSRSDYDAPADIRRHLLFVESNTTGTGMLALDLARDLGCAPVLLTGDPDRYRGLEATGAEVVRCDTNSAPALRAAIQERFRREEIAGITTTSDFYVPAVAGLARWLGLPGNPQEAMAVCRDKSALRATLGTAGVRQPRYAIVRDPARIADAVARTGLPCVVKPADDSGSNDVLLCTDEAAAAAQAARILAVTTNVRGMPTAGTVLVEEYLDGPEYSVEMFTWDGRTECVGITAKSVTGSPHFVEHRHLFPAPLPAGVAQQITETVTAALEAAGVRLGATHTEVKLTPEGPAVIEINPRLAGGMIPELVRLATGTRLLEQQLRVAVGLPPELKAAHEGHAGIQFLLADTDGVLEAVEGAGAAARTEGIEAVTVTAAPGTPVRRARSAADRLGYLIASHREPQRVTEALDAARSLLRLSVGPAPRS; from the coding sequence ATGCTGTTCGACACCGTCACCGACGCGATCGGCCGGACCCCCCTGGTCCGGCTCCGCCTGGGCGAGGCACGCGGGGTGGAGGTCTACGCCAAGCTGGAACTGCAGAACCTGTTCGCCATGAAGGACCGCGTCGCCCGCAACATCCTCTTCGAAGCCCGCCGGCTCGGCGTCCTCGCCCCCGGAGCCCCCGTCATCGAGAGCTCGTCCGGCACCATGGCCCTGGGCGTGGCCCTCGTCGGACGGGCGCTCGGCCACGACGTCCACATCGTCACCGACCCCCGCATCGACCCCGTCACCCTCGCCAAACTGCGCGCCCTGGGCTGCCGGGTGCACGTGGTCGAGGCGATGACCAGCCACGGCTGGCAAAGCGCCCGCCTGGAACGGCTGGCGGAGCTGATGCGCGAACTGCCCGGCGCGTTCTGGCCGCAGCAGTACACCAACCCCGACAACCCCGGTGCCTACCGCGGCCTGGCCGACGAACTCGTCGCAGACCTGGGCGAGTTCCACACCCTGGTAGCAGCGGTCGGCAGCGGCGGCTCGCTGTGCGGCACCGCCCGCGCCGTCAAGGAGACCCTGCCGGGGCTGCGGGTGGTCGGCGTCGACTGCGTCGGCAGCGCCCTCTTCGGCCAGCCCGACGTACCGCAGCGCCTGCAGAGCGGACTGGGCAACAGCCTGCTGCCCGCGAACCTCGACCGCCCGCTCGTCGACGAGGTGCACTGGCTCAACGACCACGAGGCCTTCGCCGCCGCATGGGACCTCGCCCGCGAGCAGCAGATCTTCGGCGGCAACACCTCCGGTTCCGTCTACCGGGTGCTGGGCGACCTCGCGGAGCGCGCCGAACCGGGCACCCGCATCGTCGGCATCCTGCCCGACCGGGGCGACCGCTACGCCGACACCGTGTACGACGAGGCGCACTGGGCCGCCCACGCCCTCGCGCAGGTGCCGCGCGCCACCCGGCCGGCCGCCGTCCCCGCCGGGCAGGTCGCCCGCACCTGGTCGCGCAGCGACTACGATGCGCCCGCGGACATCCGGCGCCACCTGCTGTTCGTGGAGTCCAACACCACCGGCACCGGCATGCTGGCCCTGGACCTCGCCCGGGACCTGGGCTGCGCACCCGTCCTGCTGACCGGCGACCCGGACCGCTACCGGGGGCTGGAGGCCACCGGCGCCGAGGTGGTGCGCTGCGACACCAACTCCGCGCCCGCGCTGCGCGCCGCGATCCAGGAGCGCTTCCGGCGCGAGGAGATCGCCGGCATCACCACCACCAGCGACTTCTACGTGCCCGCCGTGGCGGGCCTGGCCCGCTGGCTCGGCCTGCCCGGCAACCCGCAGGAGGCGATGGCCGTCTGCCGCGACAAGTCGGCCCTGCGCGCCACGCTGGGCACCGCCGGTGTGCGCCAGCCGCGGTACGCGATCGTCCGGGACCCGGCGCGGATCGCCGACGCCGTGGCCCGCACCGGACTGCCCTGCGTGGTCAAGCCCGCCGACGACTCCGGCTCCAACGACGTCCTGCTCTGTACCGACGAAGCCGCCGCCGCCGCCCAGGCCGCCCGCATCCTCGCCGTCACCACCAACGTCCGGGGCATGCCGACCGCGGGCACCGTACTCGTCGAGGAGTACCTCGACGGGCCGGAGTACAGCGTGGAGATGTTCACCTGGGACGGGCGCACCGAGTGCGTGGGCATCACGGCCAAGTCCGTCACCGGCAGCCCGCACTTCGTGGAGCACCGCCACCTGTTCCCCGCCCCGCTCCCGGCCGGGGTGGCGCAGCAGATCACCGAGACGGTGACCGCGGCCCTCGAAGCGGCCGGTGTCCGCCTCGGCGCCACCCACACCGAGGTGAAACTGACCCCCGAAGGGCCCGCCGTCATCGAGATCAACCCGCGCCTGGCCGGCGGGATGATCCCGGAACTGGTACGGCTCGCCACCGGGACACGGCTGCTGGAGCAGCAGCTGCGGGTGGCCGTCGGACTTCCGCCCGAGCTGAAAGCCGCCCACGAGGGGCACGCAGGCATCCAGTTCCTGCTCGCCGACACCGACGGGGTCCTCGAGGCCGTCGAGGGTGCCGGGGCGGCGGCCCGGACCGAGGGCATCGAGGCCGTCACGGTCACCGCCGCCCCCGGAACTCCCGTACGGCGCGCACGGAGCGCCGCCGACCGGCTCGGGTACCTCATCGCGAGCCACCGCGAGCCGCAGCGGGTCACCGAAGCCCTCGATGCCGCCCGGAGCCTGCTGCGGCTCTCCGTGGGCCCCGCGCCCCGTAGTTGA
- a CDS encoding argininosuccinate lyase translates to MTSEAPGPTAALSGRIRSGPSGLLHDEVLAPQFGFESRHLLHHYVAIEKTLTAEYARMDLVTTDEARDIAARLDTVGAGTLTAEPGANMSDIAFALERHVEAGLPRPVVRWHVDRSRNDLQACAQVMYGRDQLTRFADALLELCEVTVELAGATCDMPMPGYTHFQAAQVITPGFHLAAVAEHLLHTQRRLVQTYDGIDACPLGAGAMAGQELPWDRDRMARLLGFSRPQPHALTAVASRRWSAELTAELSLLGTALSRFTTDLLTWGSSEYGFIELPDELSGISSAMPQKKNYPVLERIRGRTAHLTAFHLDVLLGQRNTPFCNLVEVSKEAGTHLLDAFDSAHGTVRLLTEVLRRLTFRPDAMRAVCAREFLGGFSLANALTLTEQVPWRTAQVIAGRYVVLAAAAGAAPAPGEPGLLTEAAAAHAVALSTPEALLAAAFDVDLGLQRMVSAGSARPASVRELLRTQREELALLRADWVRRARAVRAGAEERDRALYGAARPQHRTTGTEGTSDAVGDDVRSGD, encoded by the coding sequence ACCGCCGAGTACGCCCGCATGGACCTCGTCACCACCGACGAGGCCCGCGACATCGCGGCCCGACTGGACACCGTGGGGGCCGGCACCCTCACCGCCGAGCCCGGTGCCAACATGTCGGACATCGCCTTCGCCCTCGAACGCCACGTCGAGGCCGGGCTGCCCCGTCCCGTCGTCCGCTGGCACGTGGACCGCAGCCGCAACGACCTCCAGGCCTGCGCCCAGGTCATGTACGGACGCGACCAGCTCACCCGCTTCGCCGACGCCCTGCTGGAACTGTGCGAGGTGACGGTCGAGCTGGCCGGGGCGACCTGTGACATGCCGATGCCCGGCTACACGCACTTCCAGGCCGCGCAGGTCATCACCCCCGGCTTCCACCTCGCCGCGGTCGCCGAGCACCTCCTGCACACCCAGCGCCGGCTGGTGCAGACCTACGACGGCATCGACGCCTGCCCGCTGGGCGCCGGCGCCATGGCCGGTCAGGAACTGCCCTGGGACCGCGACCGGATGGCCCGGCTGCTCGGCTTCTCCCGACCGCAGCCGCACGCCCTGACGGCGGTGGCCTCACGCCGCTGGAGCGCCGAACTCACCGCGGAACTCAGCCTCCTCGGCACCGCCCTCAGCCGGTTCACCACCGACCTGCTGACCTGGGGCAGCAGCGAATACGGCTTCATCGAACTGCCCGACGAGCTGTCCGGCATCTCCTCCGCGATGCCGCAGAAGAAGAACTACCCCGTCCTGGAGCGCATCCGCGGACGTACCGCGCACCTCACCGCCTTCCACCTCGACGTGCTGCTCGGCCAGCGCAACACCCCCTTCTGCAACCTGGTCGAGGTCTCCAAGGAAGCCGGCACCCACCTGCTGGACGCCTTCGACTCGGCGCACGGTACCGTCCGCCTCCTCACCGAGGTGCTGCGCCGGCTCACCTTCCGGCCCGACGCCATGCGCGCCGTGTGCGCACGCGAGTTCCTCGGCGGGTTCAGCCTGGCCAACGCCCTCACCCTCACCGAGCAAGTCCCCTGGCGCACCGCACAGGTGATCGCCGGCAGGTACGTCGTGCTCGCCGCCGCGGCCGGCGCCGCTCCCGCACCGGGCGAACCCGGCCTGCTGACCGAGGCCGCCGCCGCACACGCAGTGGCCCTGAGCACCCCCGAGGCCCTGCTCGCCGCCGCCTTCGACGTGGACCTCGGACTGCAGCGCATGGTCTCCGCCGGTTCGGCCCGCCCCGCGTCCGTACGCGAACTGCTGCGAACCCAGCGGGAAGAGCTGGCACTGCTTCGCGCCGACTGGGTGCGGCGGGCCCGGGCCGTGCGCGCCGGAGCCGAGGAGAGGGACCGGGCGCTGTACGGAGCGGCCCGGCCGCAGCACCGCACCACGGGAACGGAGGGAACCAGCGATGCCGTCGGTGACGACGTACGCTCCGGGGACTGA
- a CDS encoding GHMP family kinase ATP-binding protein produces the protein MPSVTTYAPGTEPGAPAPAVGHAFGTFGELLQGALPEPDGDFLVTFPLAHWATATFHHRPGQHGVRVHPPHKGKSRRVAEVVLASLGVEGGGLLEIGGGLPEGKGLASSSADLVATVRAVGAAFGRSFDPDRTEAFLRGIEPADGVMYDEIVAFHHREVRLRRRLGVLPPLAVVAHDEGGQVDTVAHNLRAGGIGPDERREYARLLDRLAAAIAGADLAEVGAVATRSAEMNAARRVRSGFRDLRALCREVDGLGLVLAHSGTMLGVLLDAADPELAAKTDRIRTACAPLGGEVSVHRSLGAGDRWNPAHDEPVPDPDATPAASTAADRLHELET, from the coding sequence ATGCCGTCGGTGACGACGTACGCTCCGGGGACTGAGCCCGGCGCGCCCGCACCCGCCGTCGGCCACGCCTTCGGCACGTTCGGGGAACTGCTCCAGGGCGCGCTGCCGGAGCCGGACGGGGACTTCCTGGTCACCTTCCCGCTGGCCCACTGGGCCACGGCCACCTTCCACCACCGGCCCGGACAGCACGGCGTACGCGTCCACCCCCCGCACAAGGGCAAGTCCCGGCGGGTCGCCGAGGTGGTCCTCGCCTCGCTCGGCGTCGAGGGCGGCGGCCTGCTGGAGATCGGCGGCGGCCTGCCCGAGGGCAAGGGGCTGGCCAGTTCCTCCGCCGACCTGGTGGCCACCGTACGGGCCGTGGGGGCCGCCTTCGGCCGGTCCTTCGACCCGGACCGCACCGAGGCCTTCCTGCGCGGCATCGAACCGGCCGACGGAGTGATGTACGACGAGATCGTCGCCTTCCACCACCGCGAGGTGCGCCTGCGCCGCCGGCTCGGGGTCCTGCCCCCGCTCGCCGTCGTCGCCCACGACGAGGGCGGGCAGGTCGACACGGTCGCCCACAACCTGCGGGCGGGGGGCATCGGCCCGGACGAACGACGGGAGTACGCCCGGCTGCTGGACCGGCTGGCCGCCGCGATCGCCGGCGCGGACCTGGCCGAGGTCGGCGCCGTCGCCACCCGCAGCGCCGAGATGAACGCGGCGCGCAGGGTCCGCTCCGGATTCCGCGACCTGCGCGCCCTGTGCCGCGAGGTCGACGGCCTCGGGCTGGTGCTCGCCCACAGCGGCACCATGCTCGGCGTCCTCCTGGACGCGGCCGACCCGGAGCTGGCCGCCAAGACCGACCGGATCCGGACCGCCTGCGCCCCCCTCGGCGGGGAGGTCTCCGTACACCGCTCGCTCGGAGCCGGCGACCGCTGGAACCCGGCCCACGACGAGCCCGTACCGGACCCCGACGCCACTCCCGCGGCGAGCACCGCCGCCGACCGCCTTCACGAGCTGGAGACCTGA
- a CDS encoding MbtH family protein, with product MSNPFENDQASYTVLRNEQLQHSLWPAAQPVPAGWTLVHGPDGRQNCLDYVERNWTDMRPASLVAALAGNAPR from the coding sequence ATGAGCAACCCCTTCGAGAACGACCAGGCCTCCTACACCGTCCTTCGCAACGAGCAGCTCCAGCACTCCCTGTGGCCGGCCGCCCAGCCCGTGCCCGCGGGCTGGACCCTGGTGCACGGGCCCGACGGGCGCCAGAACTGCCTGGACTACGTCGAGCGGAACTGGACCGACATGCGACCGGCCTCGCTGGTGGCCGCCCTGGCCGGGA